A region from the Vicia villosa cultivar HV-30 ecotype Madison, WI linkage group LG3, Vvil1.0, whole genome shotgun sequence genome encodes:
- the LOC131658622 gene encoding uncharacterized protein LOC131658622 — translation MTKGKADIFLIQETKFKEFKDHFVSNLWSGSDIGFSYSNSIGASGGLLTLWKGDKLEVVNSFNGEGYLGIKVRWENMWYYVVNVYSSCVLDKKKLLWANLLRLIENFKDGEWIIGGDFNAVKNVNEIRRVLGDNVNRNESRLFVEFIHNSSLVDLPCKGKKFTWYSGDGKSMSRLDWFLISEEVMDRWGVVFGRYDLNVEEGKRCINLYDELLESGNEESNKEVVNRRREASCRFWKDLQIKENMLLQKSRLNWLREGDSNNGFFHKVIKERRRINHIGPILTSRGNLESVGDIKEEVFRHFKDKFKEDELERPLLDGILFNNIGEADSVMLDSPFSEEEIKEVSRRLKRVLGSVVSPCQSAFVPGRKMLEGVVVVANEVVDYARKEG, via the exons atgacaaaaggTAAAGCGGACATTTTTTTGATTCAAGAAACTAAATTTAAAGAATTCAAGGATCATTTTGTCTCAAATTTGTGGAGTGGGTCGGATATTGGCTTTTCTTATTCGAATTCTATTGGAGCATCGGGGGGCTTACTTACTTTATGGAAGGGGGATAAATTGGAAGTGGTGAATAGTTTCAATGGGGAAGGATATCTTGGCATTAAAGTGAGATGGGAGAATATGTGGTATTATGTAGTAAATGTTTATTCTTCTTGTGTGTTGGATAAGAAGAAATTGTTGTGGGCTAATTTATTGAGATTGATTGAGAATTTCAAAGATGGCGAGTGGATTATTGGAGGGGATTTCAATGCGGTTAAAAATGTGAATGAAATAAGGAGGGTGTTAGGGGATAATGTGAATCGTAACGAATCGAGACTCTTTGTGGAATTCATTCATAATTCTTCTTTGGTGGATTTGCCATGCAAAGGAAAAAAATTCACTTGGTATAGTGGAGATGGGAAGTCTATGAGTAGACTTGATTGGTTTCTTATTTCGGAGGAGGTGATGGATAGATGGGGTGTG GTCTTTGGAAGGTATGATTTAAATGTGGAGGAAGGTAAGAGGTGTATCAACTTGTATGATGAGTTGTTAGAATCGGGTAATGAGGAATCGAATAAAGAGGTGGTCAATAGGAGGAGGGAAGCTTCTTGTAGATTTTGGAAGGATTTGCAAATTAAGGAGAACATGCTTCTTCAAAAATCGAGGTTGAATTGGTTGAGGGAGGGAGATTCGAATAACGGTTTTTTCCACAAGGTTATTAAGGAGagaaggaggattaatcacattgGTCCTATTCTTACGTCTAGGGGTAATCTTGAATCGGTGGGGGATATTAAGGAGGAAGTATTTAGGCATTTCAAGGATAAATTCAAGGAGGATGAGTTGGAAAGACCGTTGTTGGATGGGATTCTTTTCAACAATATTGGTGAGGCGGATTCGGTCATGCTTGATAGTCCGTTTTCGGAAGAGGAGATTAAGGAGGTGTCGC GTAGATTAAAGAGAGTTCTCGGTTCCGTTGTTTCTCcatgtcaaagtgcttttgttccgggtaggAAAATGTTGGAAGGGGTGGTGGTGGTGGCTAATGAGGTGGTTGATTATGCGAGGAAAGAGGGGTAG
- the LOC131658621 gene encoding uncharacterized protein LOC131658621, whose amino-acid sequence MGLEKDGAEWSTSRCDDFSMASCYEEYASYRIPFGPNGRHCEAKKLVWNSDVPFKIKAFGWRLLANRLPTKDLLVLRGIPLSFDASLCSFCKIDPENRDYSFFSCSFVKNIWRDIAVWIGKEGIVEEESLSSFMDWYSFCISKKVLVRKVDIIWLATSWAIWLSRNGVCFREELWNFEDVIWNIKAFVWRWSFCGENTHSNFSYYDFVKDPIRFLS is encoded by the coding sequence ATGGGTTTGGAAAAAGATGGGGCGGAATGGAGCACTTCGAGGTGTGATGATTTCTCTATGGCTTCTTGTTATGAGGAGTATGCTAGTTACCGCATTCCTTTCGGTCCGAATGGTAGACATTGTGAAGCAAAGAAATTGGTTTGGAACTCAGATGTTCCTTTCAAGATAAAGGCGTTTGGATGGAGGCTTCTTGCTAATAGGCTCCCAACAAAAGATCTCCTTGTTCTCAGAGGTATTCCGTTATCTTTTGATGCTTCCTTGTGCTCTTTTTGTAAGATTGATCCGGAGAATCGGGATtactctttcttttcttgttctTTTGTAAAGAATATATGGAGGGACATAGCGGTGTGGATAGGTAAAGAGGGGATAGTGGAGGAAGAGAGCCTTTCAAGTTTTATGGATTGGTACTCCTTTTGTATATCAAAAAAAGTATTGGTTAGGAAGGTAGATATTATATGGTTGGCTACTTCTTGGGCTATATGGTTAAGTAGGAATGGGGTTTGTTTTAGGGAAGAGCTTTGGAATTTTGAAGATGTCATTTGGAACATCAAAGCTTTCgtgtggaggtggtctttttgtggaGAAAATACTCATTCCAATTTTTCTTATTATGATTTTGTCAAAGATCCGATCCGATTCTTATCATAA